A genomic segment from Dechloromonas denitrificans encodes:
- the uvrA gene encoding excinuclease ABC subunit UvrA, translating into METIRIRGARTHNLKNINLDLPRDQLIVITGLSGSGKSSLAFDTLYAEGQRRYVESLSAYARQFLQLMEKPDVDLIEGLSPAISIEQKATSHNPRSTVGTVTEIHDYLRLLFARAGTPYCPDHNQPLEAQTVSQMVDTVLALPAETKLMILAPVVANRKGEQVDLFAELRAQGFARVRVDGTVYEIDDVPKLAKSQKHNVDVVVDRLKVRDDMRQRLAESFETALRHAEGRAMALEMDSGTEHMFSAKFACPVCSFALQELEPRLFSFNNPMGACPKCDGLGVIQFFDPKRVVTNPALSLAGGAIRGWDKKNQFYFQIIESIAAHYDFSVDTPFEQLPEAVRQLILYGSGATEINFRYLNDKGTRFDRSHTFEGIIPNLERRYRGSDSQAVREELSKYISNTGCPQCGGTRLRVEARHVRVGAKTLHEISRLPLGEARNYFNCLTLTGAKAQVADKILKEITARLSFLINVGLDYLCLERSAETLSGGEAQRIRLASQIGSGLTGVMYVLDEPSIGLHQRDNDRLLETLKNLRDMGNTVLVVEHDEDAIRAADYVIDIGPGAGVHGGSIVAEGTPAEVAANPLSMTGDYLSGRRSISLPKSRRPQNPDKQLKVVGAYGNNLKDVTLEIPGGLLTCITGVSGSGKSTLINDTLYAAAARHLYGSTSEPAPHQEISGLELFDKVINVDQAPIGRTPRSNPATYTGLLTPIRDLFSQVPESRARGYGPGRFSFNVKGGRCEACQGDGMIKVEMHFLPDIYVPCDVCHGKRYNRETLEINYKGKNIHDILGMTVEQAREFFDAVPVIARKLQTLVDVGLSYITLGQSATTLSGGEAQRVKLALELSKRDTGRTLYILDEPTTGLHFQDIEMLLSVLQRLATNGNTIVVIEHNLDVIKTADWIVDLGPEGGDGGGRILAAGTPEQVAKCKASHTGRFLKPLLDKKKS; encoded by the coding sequence ATGGAAACCATCCGCATTCGTGGTGCGCGCACCCACAATCTGAAGAACATCAACCTCGACCTGCCGCGCGATCAGCTGATCGTGATCACCGGGCTTTCCGGCTCAGGCAAATCGTCGCTGGCCTTCGATACCTTGTATGCCGAGGGGCAGCGCCGCTACGTCGAATCGCTCTCGGCCTACGCCCGGCAATTTCTGCAGTTGATGGAAAAGCCGGATGTCGATCTGATCGAAGGCTTGTCGCCGGCCATTTCCATCGAGCAGAAGGCCACCTCGCACAACCCGCGTTCAACCGTCGGCACGGTGACCGAAATCCACGATTACCTGCGCCTGCTGTTCGCCCGCGCCGGTACGCCGTATTGCCCGGACCACAACCAGCCGCTCGAAGCGCAGACGGTGTCGCAGATGGTCGATACCGTGCTGGCCCTGCCGGCTGAAACCAAGCTGATGATCCTGGCGCCGGTGGTGGCCAATCGCAAGGGCGAGCAGGTCGATCTGTTTGCCGAACTGCGCGCCCAGGGTTTTGCGCGGGTGCGGGTCGACGGCACGGTTTATGAGATCGACGATGTGCCGAAGCTGGCCAAGTCGCAGAAACACAATGTCGATGTCGTGGTCGACCGCCTCAAGGTGCGCGACGACATGCGCCAGCGTCTGGCCGAGTCGTTCGAAACCGCCTTGCGCCATGCCGAGGGCCGGGCCATGGCGCTGGAAATGGACAGCGGCACGGAACACATGTTCTCCGCCAAGTTTGCCTGCCCGGTCTGCTCGTTTGCCTTGCAGGAGCTGGAGCCGCGTCTTTTCTCGTTCAACAATCCGATGGGCGCCTGCCCGAAGTGCGACGGACTGGGCGTAATCCAGTTTTTCGATCCCAAGCGGGTCGTCACCAATCCGGCGCTGTCGCTGGCCGGCGGCGCCATTCGCGGCTGGGACAAGAAGAACCAGTTTTATTTCCAGATCATCGAGTCGATTGCCGCGCATTACGATTTCTCGGTCGACACGCCTTTCGAGCAACTTCCCGAGGCGGTGCGCCAGTTGATCCTGTACGGTTCCGGCGCGACTGAAATCAATTTCCGCTACCTCAACGACAAGGGCACGCGCTTCGACCGCAGCCACACTTTCGAAGGCATCATCCCCAATCTTGAGCGACGTTATCGCGGCAGCGATTCGCAGGCGGTGCGCGAAGAACTGTCGAAATACATCAGCAACACCGGCTGCCCGCAATGTGGCGGCACGCGCCTGCGGGTTGAGGCACGCCACGTCCGGGTCGGCGCCAAGACGCTGCACGAAATCAGTCGCCTGCCGCTCGGCGAGGCGCGCAATTACTTCAATTGCCTGACGCTGACCGGCGCCAAGGCGCAGGTCGCCGACAAGATTCTCAAGGAAATCACCGCCCGCCTCTCCTTCCTGATCAATGTCGGCCTCGATTACCTGTGCCTCGAACGTTCGGCCGAAACGCTGTCGGGCGGCGAGGCGCAGCGCATTCGGCTGGCTTCGCAGATCGGCTCGGGGCTGACCGGCGTGATGTATGTGCTCGATGAACCGTCGATCGGCCTGCATCAGCGCGACAACGACCGACTGCTCGAAACGCTGAAGAACCTGCGCGACATGGGCAATACCGTGCTCGTCGTCGAGCATGACGAAGACGCGATCCGCGCCGCCGATTACGTGATCGACATCGGCCCCGGCGCCGGGGTGCATGGCGGTTCCATCGTCGCCGAAGGCACACCGGCCGAGGTGGCGGCCAATCCGCTGTCGATGACCGGCGATTACCTGTCCGGACGCCGCTCGATTTCGCTCCCGAAATCGCGTCGACCGCAAAATCCCGATAAGCAGCTGAAAGTGGTCGGTGCCTACGGCAACAACCTGAAAGATGTCACGCTGGAGATTCCCGGCGGCCTGCTGACCTGCATTACCGGCGTTTCCGGCTCGGGCAAGTCGACGCTGATCAACGACACGCTGTACGCCGCGGCGGCCCGCCATCTTTACGGCTCGACCAGCGAACCGGCGCCGCACCAGGAAATTTCCGGGCTGGAGCTGTTCGACAAGGTGATCAACGTCGATCAGGCGCCGATTGGACGCACGCCGCGTTCCAACCCGGCGACCTACACCGGCTTGCTGACGCCGATCCGCGATCTTTTTTCGCAGGTGCCGGAATCGCGCGCCCGCGGCTACGGGCCGGGCCGCTTCAGTTTCAACGTCAAGGGCGGGCGCTGCGAGGCGTGCCAGGGCGACGGCATGATCAAGGTTGAGATGCATTTCCTGCCCGACATCTACGTGCCGTGCGACGTTTGCCACGGCAAGCGCTACAACCGCGAAACGCTGGAAATCAACTACAAGGGCAAGAACATCCACGACATTCTCGGCATGACGGTCGAGCAGGCGCGTGAGTTCTTCGATGCCGTGCCGGTCATCGCCCGCAAGTTGCAGACGCTGGTCGATGTCGGCCTCAGTTACATCACGCTCGGCCAGAGCGCAACGACGCTCTCGGGCGGCGAAGCGCAGCGCGTCAAGCTGGCGCTCGAACTCTCCAAGCGCGACACCGGACGGACGCTGTACATTCTTGACGAGCCGACCACCGGCCTGCATTTCCAGGATATCGAGATGCTGCTCAGCGTGCTGCAGCGGCTGGCGACCAACGGCAATACCATCGTCGTCATCGAGCACAATCTCGACGTGATCAAGACGGCCGACTGGATTGTCGATCTCGGGCCGGAAGGCGGCGACGGCGGCGGGCGGATTCTGGCTGCCGGCACGC
- a CDS encoding MFS transporter has protein sequence MSIPADRMSPEERRAGASLASIFALRMLGLFLILPVFSVYAKTLPGGDNLALVGFALGAYGLTQAIFQIPYGIASDIFGRKQVIVVGLLIFAFGSFVAAWAPDMNWIIVGRVLQGAGAISAAVTALAADLTREEHRTKVMAMIGSSIGLVFALSLVGAPILYGWIGMGGLFCMTGGLALAAIILLLKAVPPAPPVNGHEKLPLRRVIFDKDLLRLNLGIFVLHMVQMAMFVVLPHALVDHGGLEAASHWKVYLPAVLVSFAVMIPAIIAAERKDKMRPIFRAAIGLLAIVQLGLLFFGQSLWTLSLWLLLFFVAFNVLEATLPSLVSRTAPAAAKGAALGVYNTTQAIGLFIGGAAGGYVAQNFGDNAVFATAAVLVVIWLVVANSMNFPRPRTAPAATQTV, from the coding sequence ATGTCCATTCCCGCTGACCGCATGAGTCCCGAAGAGCGCCGCGCCGGTGCTTCGCTGGCTTCCATCTTCGCCCTGCGCATGCTTGGGTTGTTCCTGATCCTGCCGGTCTTCTCCGTTTATGCCAAGACCCTGCCGGGCGGCGACAACCTGGCACTGGTTGGTTTTGCGCTGGGCGCCTACGGCCTGACCCAGGCCATTTTCCAGATTCCCTACGGCATTGCCTCCGACATCTTCGGGCGTAAGCAGGTCATCGTCGTCGGCCTGCTGATCTTTGCCTTCGGCAGCTTCGTCGCCGCCTGGGCGCCGGACATGAACTGGATCATCGTCGGGCGCGTGTTGCAGGGCGCCGGGGCGATTTCTGCTGCCGTCACCGCGCTGGCCGCCGACCTGACGCGGGAAGAACACCGCACCAAGGTGATGGCCATGATCGGCTCGTCGATCGGCCTGGTTTTTGCCCTCTCGCTGGTCGGCGCGCCGATTCTTTACGGCTGGATCGGCATGGGCGGCCTGTTCTGCATGACCGGTGGGCTGGCGCTGGCCGCCATCATCCTGCTGCTCAAGGCCGTGCCGCCCGCGCCGCCGGTCAACGGCCATGAAAAACTGCCGCTGCGCCGGGTGATTTTCGACAAGGATCTGCTGCGCCTCAACCTCGGCATCTTCGTGCTGCACATGGTGCAAATGGCCATGTTCGTCGTTTTGCCGCATGCGCTGGTCGACCACGGCGGGCTGGAAGCCGCCTCGCACTGGAAGGTTTATCTGCCCGCCGTGCTGGTTTCGTTTGCCGTGATGATTCCGGCGATCATCGCCGCCGAGCGCAAAGACAAAATGCGCCCGATCTTCCGCGCTGCCATCGGCCTGCTGGCCATCGTTCAACTCGGCCTGCTGTTTTTCGGCCAGAGCTTGTGGACGCTCTCGCTCTGGCTGCTGCTCTTTTTTGTTGCCTTCAATGTGCTGGAAGCCACGCTGCCGTCGCTTGTTTCGCGCACTGCGCCGGCTGCGGCCAAAGGCGCTGCCCTGGGCGTTTACAACACGACGCAGGCCATCGGCCTGTTCATCGGCGGCGCAGCCGGCGGTTATGTGGCTCAAAATTTCGGTGATAATGCGGTTTTTGCAACCGCCGCCGTCCTGGTTGTTATCTGGCTGGTCGTTGCAAACTCAATGAATTTTCCGCGGCCGCGCACAGCGCCGGCAGCGACCCAAACTGTTTAG
- the ssb gene encoding single-stranded DNA-binding protein: MASVNKVILVGNLGKDPEVRYTASGEAMCNFTLATTESWRDKASGEKKELTEWHRISFFGKLAEIAGQYLKKGSQVYVEGSLRTRKWTDKDGQERYTTEIRGAEMTMLGSRQGMGAPASSGGGGGGGYDNEPDYSPAPARANKPKPSFDDLGDDIPF; this comes from the coding sequence ATGGCATCGGTAAACAAGGTGATTCTCGTCGGTAACCTGGGCAAGGACCCGGAAGTTCGCTACACCGCCAGCGGCGAAGCCATGTGCAACTTCACCCTGGCCACGACCGAATCCTGGCGCGACAAGGCGAGCGGCGAAAAGAAGGAACTGACCGAATGGCACCGCATTTCCTTCTTCGGCAAGCTGGCTGAAATCGCCGGCCAATACCTCAAGAAAGGTTCGCAGGTTTATGTCGAAGGCAGCCTGCGCACCCGCAAATGGACCGACAAGGACGGCCAGGAGCGTTACACCACCGAAATTCGCGGTGCTGAAATGACCATGCTCGGCTCGCGTCAAGGCATGGGCGCCCCGGCCTCTTCGGGCGGCGGCGGTGGCGGCGGTTACGACAACGAACCGGATTACTCGCCGGCACCGGCCCGTGCCAACAAGCCGAAACCTTCGTTCGACGATCTCGGCGACGACATCCCGTTTTGA
- a CDS encoding nucleotidyl transferase AbiEii/AbiGii toxin family protein, protein MKKVAQLSAKQRRELFSEAAARLRMTPAVVEKDFWVTWVLDRLFSTPNLARLLMFKGGTSLSKVYGLIERFSEDIDLILDWRVLGNDDPLAERSKSRQTAFNEAINEQAKAYIAGPLLTELSTALAGIAECRIGDDDPHVIEVRYPAAFADTYLRPEVRLEIGPLAAWLPHENRTITAYAAEAFPSLFDRREVAVRVISAERTFWEKATILHQEAHRPDGTPQPSRYSRHYYDLARMADSPVQVTALANRALLANVVEFKQRFYPRAWARYDLATLGSLRLLPGDAVLATVSADYRAMANMIFGQIPLFADIVEQLDTLEKAINGKVP, encoded by the coding sequence ATGAAGAAAGTTGCTCAACTTTCGGCCAAGCAACGCCGCGAGCTCTTTTCTGAAGCAGCGGCCCGGCTTCGCATGACACCAGCAGTGGTTGAAAAGGATTTCTGGGTAACCTGGGTCCTCGACCGCCTGTTTTCCACACCGAACTTGGCTCGCTTGCTGATGTTCAAGGGCGGCACCAGCCTGTCCAAGGTCTATGGCTTGATCGAGCGGTTTTCAGAAGATATCGACCTGATTCTTGACTGGCGGGTGCTCGGCAACGACGATCCGCTGGCCGAACGTTCGAAAAGCCGCCAAACGGCATTCAACGAAGCAATCAATGAGCAGGCCAAGGCTTACATTGCCGGCCCCTTGCTGACTGAACTATCGACGGCATTGGCTGGTATCGCCGAATGCCGGATCGGCGACGATGATCCGCATGTGATCGAGGTTCGCTATCCGGCGGCTTTTGCCGATACCTACTTGCGCCCCGAAGTAAGGCTGGAAATTGGCCCACTGGCCGCTTGGCTGCCACATGAAAATCGTACGATTACGGCTTATGCAGCAGAAGCGTTTCCCAGTTTGTTTGACCGGCGCGAAGTGGCGGTGCGGGTGATCAGTGCAGAGCGAACTTTCTGGGAGAAGGCAACCATACTGCATCAGGAAGCGCATCGCCCTGATGGTACGCCGCAGCCATCCCGCTATTCACGCCATTACTACGACCTGGCCCGGATGGCAGATTCACCGGTACAGGTGACAGCCCTCGCCAATCGAGCCTTATTGGCCAACGTTGTCGAGTTCAAGCAACGGTTCTATCCACGCGCCTGGGCGCGCTACGATCTCGCCACACTAGGCAGCTTGCGCTTGTTGCCCGGTGATGCTGTATTGGCAACGGTATCAGCTGATTACCGCGCAATGGCCAACATGATCTTCGGCCAAATTCCACTTTTTGCAGACATTGTGGAGCAACTGGATACCCTTGAAAAAGCCATCAATGGCAAGGTTCCATAG
- a CDS encoding DUF6088 family protein, which yields MQAIEQKILSRIYGRGRGWAFTKTDFIAGFGETNIHQALSTLARSGRIRRVCHGVYDYPRYSDLLGQNLSPDIDQVAEALSRKFNWRIQPSGEAALNMLGLSTQVPGRWVYLSDGPSREYPVGKDSLQVLAFRKAPLKDVGFKFRESGLLVQALKALGKERVDAAVIDTLRRWLPTRLHHAVLNDTRTVSGWILQIIKQVCEEVGE from the coding sequence ATGCAAGCCATTGAACAAAAGATACTTTCAAGGATATATGGGCGCGGTAGGGGTTGGGCATTTACAAAAACAGATTTTATTGCTGGTTTTGGTGAAACCAATATCCATCAGGCGCTATCCACGCTGGCCCGCTCGGGGCGGATTCGTCGCGTCTGCCATGGGGTTTATGATTACCCGCGCTACAGCGATCTACTCGGCCAGAACTTGAGCCCGGATATCGATCAAGTTGCGGAGGCGCTGTCGCGCAAGTTCAATTGGCGAATTCAGCCCTCAGGCGAGGCGGCTCTTAACATGCTCGGCCTGTCGACACAGGTGCCAGGCCGCTGGGTCTATCTTTCCGACGGGCCAAGCCGAGAGTATCCGGTTGGCAAAGATAGCCTACAGGTACTGGCTTTTCGCAAGGCGCCGCTCAAGGATGTCGGTTTCAAATTTCGCGAGAGCGGCCTTCTGGTTCAGGCACTGAAGGCGCTCGGCAAGGAACGGGTAGATGCAGCAGTTATCGATACACTGCGCCGCTGGCTGCCAACCAGGCTACACCATGCCGTGCTCAACGATACGCGAACTGTTAGCGGCTGGATCTTGCAGATTATCAAGCAGGTTTGCGAGGAGGTCGGCGAATGA